In Halalkalibaculum roseum, a single window of DNA contains:
- a CDS encoding uracil-DNA glycosylase — MTELQNLFHELEKTPNGAFFNPWFEQDKKHDRSADAPKIRRRQLQAYLAERLDSAKYLFIAEALGYQGGHFTGIAMTSERILLGHHKSVHGIPADGAFKTIAPERTSKREVNEKGMSEPTATIMWKALYNLGIDPYETVLWNALSWHPYDPEDGLLSNRTPTDSELEAGFASLQAFLDLYPDRKIIAVGRKCEQVLDEFGSSYIPVRHPANGGAPKFRRQLKELMEHG, encoded by the coding sequence ATGACTGAACTGCAGAATTTATTCCACGAGCTGGAAAAAACGCCTAATGGTGCATTCTTCAACCCCTGGTTTGAACAGGATAAAAAACATGACCGGAGTGCAGACGCTCCAAAAATTCGTAGAAGGCAGCTTCAGGCCTATCTTGCAGAAAGGTTGGATTCTGCCAAATATCTGTTTATAGCGGAGGCCCTCGGGTACCAGGGCGGACATTTCACCGGAATTGCCATGACCTCGGAGCGTATACTGCTGGGGCATCATAAGTCCGTTCACGGTATTCCCGCCGACGGGGCCTTCAAAACCATTGCGCCCGAAAGAACCAGCAAACGGGAGGTCAATGAGAAAGGAATGTCGGAGCCCACGGCGACGATCATGTGGAAAGCGCTTTATAATCTAGGTATAGATCCCTATGAAACGGTCTTGTGGAATGCCCTCTCCTGGCACCCATATGATCCCGAGGATGGCTTATTAAGTAACAGAACCCCTACTGACTCCGAACTTGAGGCCGGCTTTGCCTCGCTTCAGGCTTTTCTGGATCTATATCCTGATAGAAAAATCATTGCAGTGGGAAGAAAATGCGAACAAGTACTGGATGAATTCGGAAGCAGTTATATCCCTGTGCGGCACCCTGCCAATGGCGGCGCTCCCAAATTCCGTAGACAGC
- a CDS encoding M24 family metallopeptidase, translated as MQKRAEVQNTWLNYRLDNVVPELMRRENIDMWIIIAREYNEDPVIKTMLPATWQSARRRTVLVFYDNGETVERLAVARYDIGEFFKTAWNKEEQPDQWARLSEVISERDPDKIALNYSKTFALADGISHTEYNAFRAALPPNLRNRVVSGENLAIGWLETRVEPEMQVYPLICQIAHDVIAEGFSEAVIQPGVTTTDDVEWWYRERIRELKLSAWFHPSVSVQREDEPEAGFLQNFSKRPSSNIIRPGDLLHVDFGITYLGLNTDTQQHAYVLKRNEDDAPEGLHQALATGNRLQDILTNNFRAGRSGNEILKAAREQAIEEGIRPSIYTHPIGYHGHAAGPTIGLWDQQEGVPGKGDYPLYSNTAHSIELNATVNIPEWDKDIRIMLEEDAFFDGEEVHYIDGRQTKLWLIPRQ; from the coding sequence ATGCAGAAACGCGCTGAAGTTCAAAATACCTGGCTTAACTATCGTCTGGATAACGTAGTGCCGGAACTGATGCGTCGGGAAAACATTGATATGTGGATCATCATTGCGCGGGAGTATAATGAAGACCCCGTCATTAAAACGATGTTGCCCGCCACCTGGCAGTCGGCTCGCAGACGAACCGTACTGGTATTTTACGATAACGGTGAAACCGTAGAACGTTTGGCTGTTGCCCGTTATGATATCGGGGAGTTTTTCAAAACAGCATGGAATAAGGAGGAACAGCCCGATCAATGGGCTCGGCTTTCGGAAGTTATATCGGAACGGGATCCGGATAAAATAGCCCTCAACTATTCAAAGACCTTCGCACTGGCTGACGGTATCTCTCATACCGAATACAATGCATTCCGGGCAGCATTACCTCCCAACTTACGAAATCGTGTTGTGTCAGGTGAAAATCTGGCGATAGGCTGGCTTGAAACCAGGGTGGAACCTGAGATGCAGGTTTATCCGCTTATTTGTCAAATTGCCCATGACGTTATAGCGGAAGGATTTTCAGAAGCGGTTATTCAGCCGGGCGTAACCACCACCGATGATGTGGAGTGGTGGTACCGGGAGCGTATTCGCGAGTTAAAGTTAAGCGCCTGGTTCCATCCCAGTGTCTCCGTTCAGCGTGAAGATGAACCGGAAGCCGGCTTCCTTCAGAATTTCTCCAAGCGTCCCTCTTCTAATATAATTCGACCGGGAGACCTGCTGCATGTAGATTTCGGTATTACGTACCTGGGTCTCAATACCGACACCCAACAGCATGCCTATGTGCTAAAACGTAATGAGGACGATGCTCCCGAAGGATTGCATCAGGCGCTTGCAACCGGCAACCGGCTTCAGGACATTCTTACCAATAACTTTAGAGCCGGTCGCAGTGGCAACGAGATACTCAAGGCTGCCAGGGAACAAGCTATCGAGGAGGGTATCAGGCCAAGTATTTATACCCACCCCATCGGGTATCATGGCCATGCCGCGGGACCTACTATTGGACTTTGGGACCAGCAGGAAGGCGTCCCCGGAAAAGGAGATTACCCGCTTTATTCAAATACCGCCCATTCCATTGAACTCAATGCCACAGTTAACATTCCGGAATGGGATAAAGACATTAGAATTATGCTGGAAGAGGATGCTTTTTTTGATGGAGAAGAGGTTCATTATATTGACGGCCGCCAGACGAAACTTTGGCTTATACCCAGACAATAA
- a CDS encoding branched-chain amino acid aminotransferase, which yields MDTLTDIAVQKAEQSRLPEVDLDNPGFGKVFTDHMLEMEYKNGEWKQPVIKPYGPIQITPALSTLHYGQSVFEGTKAYYIDGKTVNLFRPEKNYERMANSCERLCIPKIDRETFLEGIRKLVKLDHKWVPEKDGNSLYIRPFACAWDTQVAAKVSDTYRFYIILSPVGSYYDAPVRLITSQNYVRAVEGGFGEAKTAGNYAASFYPARKAQQMGFSQVLWLDAFDHEYVEEVGTMNIFFLIDDVLITPPLGGTILPGVTRDSVLKLARSWDMDVEERKIGMTEVMEAARSGKLQEVFGAGTAAVISPVKEIRHHGELITIHEDGRGPVGQKLYDTIYGIQRGKLEDRFNWTHSIEVA from the coding sequence ATGGATACATTGACCGATATTGCTGTTCAAAAAGCAGAACAAAGTCGTTTGCCTGAAGTTGATTTGGATAATCCGGGATTCGGCAAGGTTTTTACCGATCACATGCTGGAGATGGAGTACAAGAATGGCGAATGGAAGCAACCGGTTATTAAACCATACGGTCCCATACAAATTACTCCCGCCTTGTCTACGCTGCACTACGGGCAATCGGTTTTTGAGGGCACAAAGGCTTATTATATTGACGGCAAGACTGTCAACCTCTTTCGCCCTGAGAAGAACTATGAGCGCATGGCCAACTCTTGCGAAAGACTATGTATCCCAAAAATAGATCGAGAAACTTTTTTAGAAGGCATCCGCAAGCTGGTTAAGCTCGACCACAAATGGGTCCCTGAGAAAGACGGTAATTCACTTTACATTCGGCCATTTGCATGTGCCTGGGATACGCAGGTTGCTGCAAAAGTTTCCGATACTTATCGTTTCTACATTATACTCTCACCGGTTGGCTCGTATTACGACGCACCTGTTAGATTAATTACTTCTCAGAATTATGTTCGTGCCGTTGAAGGGGGATTCGGTGAAGCCAAAACTGCAGGTAACTATGCCGCCAGTTTTTATCCGGCTCGTAAAGCCCAGCAAATGGGCTTCAGTCAGGTATTGTGGCTCGATGCTTTTGATCATGAATATGTGGAAGAGGTAGGCACTATGAATATATTCTTCCTGATTGATGATGTGCTGATCACGCCACCCTTGGGCGGAACCATTTTGCCCGGGGTAACACGCGACTCCGTATTGAAACTTGCCCGAAGTTGGGACATGGATGTGGAGGAGCGAAAAATCGGTATGACTGAGGTTATGGAAGCAGCCCGTTCCGGCAAGTTGCAGGAAGTCTTCGGCGCGGGAACGGCTGCAGTGATTTCTCCTGTCAAAGAGATTCGACATCACGGCGAGCTGATAACCATCCACGAGGATGGAAGAGGTCCGGTAGGCCAGAAACTGTACGATACCATTTATGGTATACAGCGTGGTAAACTTGAAGACCGCTTTAACTGGACCCATTCCATTGAGGTGGCGTAA